The Doryrhamphus excisus isolate RoL2022-K1 chromosome 22, RoL_Dexc_1.0, whole genome shotgun sequence genome segment tacacatatatatatatatatacagatgtAACATATAGTACACTACAAGTGTAAACATTGCCATGTACGGCGTGTCCCACCTAAAAGAGGTGTGAGGGCTGGTGGCCGGCGTGGTCTGCTTCGACGAGGACGTCACGGTGCCACCGAGGGCGTCGCCGACGGAGCGGTCGTCCGGTGTGTTGGCGCCGCTGTCCTGCGGGGTGGGCTGCTTGCTGATGGACTCCATACGAGAGCTGAggtgaagagtttttttttcgtGAGGAAATCACCACTGTCGCTTTGGATAAATTTTAACCGCTACCTGGATAGAGAGTGATTCCCCAACTGGAACATGTGAGGATTGTACTGAGCCAAGATGGTGACGGTGTCGCACTGCTGACCGATCACCAAGCGCGCCTGCTGTTCGTTTGCATTGCGCAAGTTTATCCCATTAAACTGGACgcaaaaagacacatttgtcAGATACataagtgacaaaaaaacacaagtgggACCGGGGGCTATACCTCTAGGAGCTGGTCTCCGTACTCCAAATGAGCTTGGTAGGCGATGCTTCCCGCCGTCACTTTGGATACGAAAACGCCGCCGTTCTCACCGCTCACGATGGAGATCCCCAGCGGTTCCGCGCCTTTCTGCACCGTCACATTACGTGGCTCCTCCAGATAAGGTCTCAGATAAGGAAAAGAACAGATTTACTTCAAAAGACAGCAGTAAGTTGGTATTGAGTTCTGGAGCAGCTAGCCttcgagatcttccagacttTGCACCTCTCCCTGCAATATTTCCACCCAAACTGTCCCGCCTTTTGTCGACCtcactgcgctgtgattggtcacgcaGACTATGCACACACAGCTTGtgcctgggcatgcccatatacaGAAGTCCGGGTTGCACTGACGTCAGTGGATGctttcagggctcaattccaaatCTTATTATTTGATGAGTTGGCATTAtttaacacaacaatacaacattgtaacaatgttgtaagaaacaaacaaaagaggaaaaccatcataggtcccctttaactggggaaaaaattaaaattctaCGCATTTGgttcaatatttttaataataataataataataataataggcgggcggcacggtggtctaggggttagcgcgtagacctcacagctaggagaccagggttcaatcccaccctcgggcatctctgtgtggagtttgcatgttgtccctgtgcatgcgtgggttttctccgggtactccggtttcctcccacattccaaaaacatgctaggttaattagccactccaaattgtaccataggtatgaatgtgagtgtgaatggttgtttgtctatatgtgccctgtgattggctggcgaccagtctagggtgtaccccgccttacgcccgaagacagctgggataggctccagcaccccccgcgacccttgtgaggaaaagcggtagaaaatgaatgaatgaatgaataataataataggcagtATTCTGGTGTCTGGTGACTTACAAAGGCGAGTTGTCTTTAACTAGTATTAATAAAagttcatgaatgaataaaaatgttggaCTTTGGAGGCTCTTCTGTAGTAAATACAGGTCAGCTTAATGTGTTTTAACCAATTATCAAGGCAGCCAATACGTAAACGTAATTAAATGTAGCGTTCAGTCGTCCATGTTTTTCGTTAATGACATCACAGCCTCCAAATGTTATATTTCCGACTTCTGAGCAGCCTTGATCGCAATGTAATTCTGTTTCCAAAACAGTAAACATGCATGGCTAGTCCTGGCGGTGTCAAAACACGCCAATCCTACGGAACGTGCAAGTCAAAGCCACGCTAAAGTGCAACcggtgtgcatttttttttttttttttgcagcgcaACAAACCTCAAGCACCGTAAAGAGAGGAACTTAGGTCTCGCTGCCTGCCGACGCCTGACACAGGTGTTAGAAACGAATCTGGCAGGAAGACGAAGTGAGAgagaaagggggtggggggtggggggggggagacagaTTGCTGGTTTTAATAAGCAGCAGAGAGGAAAATTGAAGAGAAACGAATTAATCACAAAAGAAGAGGCACTTCATCAAAACAGACAAAGGTGTAGAGGAAGAGAGAAATGGCTGCTAAACGACCCAGATGAGTGGCAggtggggacggggggggggcgccCATCCATACCCATCCTTACCCATCCTTCCGGCCGTCACCAACTGGAGCAGGACTGACGGATATCCTGAGCTGGGTGGAGATGGAGTTTGTGGATTGGCTGCTGGCGAAGGAGGACGTATCCAGGGTGGCGGGGGATTTGGGTGGTGTCGTCGGGGAGCTGCACTCGGAAAGACAGCGGGAGCCTGGAGGTGGGGGGTTTGGTAgtggtttagtttattttaataaagttcCATtgtacatcattcattcattcattcattttctaccgcttttcctcacgagggtcgcggggggtgctggagcctatcccagctgtcttcgggcgtaaggcggggtacaccctggactggtcgccagccaatcacagggcacatatagacaaacaaccattcacactcacattcatacctatggacaatttggagtcgccagttaacctagcatgtttttggaatgtgggaggaaaccggagtacccggagaaaacccacgcatgcacggggagaacatgcaaactccacacagagatgcccgagggtgggattgaaccctggtctcctagctgtgaggtctcatTGTACATCAAGATGTCCAAAAATAACTTATTGTGAGGTCGGAACTAGGAATTTGATGTCAGTCCCGGTTCCAATCGATGCTCGAGACTTGATGCCCAACCTTAGTAAACACATTCAGTACCTAGGTCAGATCCAGTGGAGCCCGGGTAACAAATTGGCGTAATCTTGATGCGCTCGGCCTTGAACTGCAACGCACTCAGGGagcctaattttttttttttttttaaacacagaaaTTAGCAATTACTGAAAAatggaacagaaaaaaaatgtcattttagcgtCTATTATATATACCCAGTCTGGAGGGGAGGGAGTGTGTGTTGTGCGGCGCCTGGCTGGAGTTGCTCTCGCCAGCATCCCCAGTCAGCTTGTAGTTGAGGTCCACACTGTGCCGACCTTGATGCTGAGGACTAAAAGCGGAGTGAGGTTAGAGCGCTGTTGCATTTACCTTCTGTAGAAAcgattaaaaattaattcagcGTAAATATGATGAATCGGGGTTAGAAAGTACACACCTCGCATGTGAATACATGTGCTTATTCGAGGTGGGCGATGGGGGACAGTTGCTGGTCTCGTGGCTCCAGGTGGTGTAGACCGGGTTCCTTATCACAGCCGTCTTGGCCGAGCATGGAGTTAAACCTCGCTGTGCTGCATCTTTAAAGGAGCAAGCCAAAACAAATGAGTATAATATACAGTTCCATTGAAAAGTGTGGGGATAGTTTGACATGATATTGGatgacaaagtgtctccaaTATTTTGTCGGGTACTGGAAAAAAAAGCGGGAGACGTCCTGGTGACTTACGTGCCACGACGCTGTTGTAGCTGGGTGGCGCAAAGTGCATGCTGTACCGATTGTTTCTCATCGGGGAGAAGCGTAGCAGGTCCATCGGCTCTGGCGAGTGCTCGTCATTCGAGAAACTTTGAACCTGtacgaaagaaaaaaaagtcaaatgcacACTGATAGAAGTTACTCACAGctaaacataattaaaataacaGATGGGCAACAGAATACTAAATAAACtattacaaaaaacattaactatatttattttaaattaatttttatatttgtatttaatttttatttgaaattagtattttacagtattttttaaattgtatttaatttgcatttatttattttattattattaataatattaattattataattaataatattattattattattattatttattgagctgtattcaatttaataaattaatatccagtattatttttatattttattgtatttaatttttatttgaaattagtattttacagtattttttaaattttatttactttgtatttatttattttattattattattaataataattattattataattcataatgatattattattatttattgagctgtattcaatttaataaattaatatccagtattatttttataatattttattgtatttaatttttatttgaaattagtattttacagtattttttaaattttatttaatttgcatttatttattttattattattaataatattaattgttataattaataatgatattattattattatttattgagcTGTGttcaatttaataaattaatatccagtattatttttataatattttattgtattatttaatttttatttgaaattagtattttacagtattttttaaattttatttaatttgcatttatttattttattattaataataataataattattattataattcataatgatattattattattattatttattgagctgtattcaatttaataaattaatatccagtattatttttataatattttattgtattatttaatttttatttgaaattagtattttacagtattttttaaatgttatttaatttgcatttattttaattattattattataattaataatgatattattattattattattatcattatttattgagctgtattcaatttaataaatgaatatccAGTAGCAATATTAAACATACATTAGATATATTATGatttaatatgaaatatttaagaatatttgattaattatactgtatgtgtatgtttggcTGTGGATTCTATCCTCGTACCTGCATTGGAACGGGAATGTGTAAAGGAGTCACATTCCGTCCCCGTGCCGGAGCAGATTTCGGCCGGTACCTCCTCTTTTCGGGCTCCCTGTGTTGAGGCCTGTCCTCCTCCATTTGCATCTTGCCTTCTCTTTGAGGAGGAGCGACGTAATAGAGCGTCTGCCCGGCTTCTCCCTCCATGACCGGACTGCTTCCTCTTGTCGGAGATTCCCGGAGAGTGGACTCGGACACAGAGCTGTTCTGCTGGGAATGTTTGAAACGAAACGAGTCGCTCCTGGCCGGCGGGGTGGGCGGAGCTTGTGTAGATTCCACTAATGAGCCCTGCGGTGAGTGTTTCGATAGTTGGGATAGTGACATGTAGTCCAGTTTCGGGGGCCCATCCGGCCTCCTGAAGGTGTTCGTGTCAAAGATGGACTTCCTTTGTTTGGTTCTCTTGTAGATGGAGAGCTGTGCACACTCCGGCATGGACGCTCCGGCAATGACTTTGGGCCACGTGCCTCCGCCAGCCTTCCCCGAAGGAGGAGCACAGCCAGGGAGAACAGGAGTGAAGGAGAAGGGGCAATGGTGGGAGTTCTGCCTCCTGTAGCACAACTCCGCCAGGGGTTCAGAGGGACTGCGGGAGTGCAGGGAATCTTCGGAGAAGGGTTTGTGCTGGCGAACGCAGCCACCGCCGTCGTCGTCGTCCGGGTTGCTCGGGTGGCGGCACGCTTCCTCACAGGTGCAGCCGTCGGTCTGCGTGGAGCAGTTGTGCTTGGAGCACGCGTGCTTGGAGTTGTGGCAGTTTCTGGCGTGCACATCGCAGGGCTGGAGACGGGGGGCCGAGTCCCTCGCGCTTTCAAACAAACTCTGGCCTGAGCAACTCTGCGGCAGGAACTGTCAAGAATTTGAGGAAAAGTcagagatcttctatatgacaggagtgctcagctgttttttttaaggaactactgcaaaaacaatcaTAGATCATCTATGTGACAAAGGATGCTGATGTTTTAAGGAAGTACTGCAAAAGATCCCGTGTAAGACAAGAGCGTTCTGCTGCAGAAATTACCCATCAAAGACTACAAAACAGGGGCAATATTCTGTTTTTAGGGAACTacttcaaaaacacaagtcaaagttCTATCGGCATGGACACTCTGCTTGTTTTAAAGTTgtgaaaaaacacaagtcaaagatcttgtATGTGACAGAAATGCAAAAACACCAGCGTAAGACCTGTCCTTAAGACAGGTACTACTGGAACTACTACAGGaagtactacaaaaaaaaagagttgaagggaacctattatgctttttcattttttctgacctataaatgttgttagaatgttgtattctcgtgctaaacgatgccaaatgtcatttccttatatgggcgtgcccgggtactagctgtacaagctgagtggcaccaatcacagcggagggTGTGTACCCAAAGATGGCCGTGgtgggaataaattaaaagaccgttttggaaatcaaaagaaatacagctggataggtgcagattctggaagacctagaaagctttctgtgtaagctgctctataggagtccacaactcaatacgaaagggccaaaaaattagcataaaaggtcccatttaaagaaaaaaaaacaaaatattactgCAAAATgactttcatacatttttaaagaacaatgactgcaaaaacgctcgtcaaagatcctctatgtgacaggagcgctttgctgtttATTCAGAAACTactgcactgtactgtactgtactggagCACGCTAGTATTTCTTAGAAGTCATCACCTTGGCGAGCGAGACGCAGAGGGACTCGCGGCAGGTCCTCAGAAGAGCTTCGCATTCGGGGAGCGACTTGTTGTCTAGTGAGATGCCATTAAtctgaaatgtgaaaaaaaaaacattagaaatatttatataataaaaaatacatgaaaaatcaGACCTTTCAATCGCTCATCGATTTTCATACGTGCATGTAAAcaggaggctttttttttttactcttttgaacaaatattgttttgagaagtgATCCCACCAAGTAACCATCACCAAAATATGACCAGAAATCAAGACAAGACAGtttaaaaaatctgaactatccctttaagagtaaaaaaaaatggagtattCTCTAATGTAGAATCTGCCCAAAATATATTACAACATATTTTGGTTCACATGCATAATTTAATAAGATCCAATACTAAATCTcactttataaaaataataatgttcatttcttaaatattaatttgacAATATATATCATTTGTATTTCATCTGAAGAGAAGGTTTTGATTTTGCACACAGCTGACTTTGCACAGCTGTACATCACattgaccagcagggggcgcaaAATGACCTTTACAGATCCCAGAAATGTCCCTCCCCAGTTGCATACTAACCGCTATCAGCCTGTCCCCGACTGTGAGAGCATTGTCTCTGACGGCTGGACTGCCGGGCGCCAGCGAGGCGACAAACACTCCGCTCTCCACGCCGATGCCGCATTCTGAAAGGAGAATGTCATTAAAAGTCTTTTCAATTGTAACTTCAATAGCAATTTTGTAAATTTAAGGCGTATTTGCAACCTTactaacagttttttttacctttgtgtCCGGCCAGATTTATCTGTACCGGCGTGATGACGCGTCCTCCCATAGATTTCCTCCTGCGGACCACCATATTGATGACGCCTTCGCCGCTCAGCACCGCCTTGATGGCCTGCTTCCTGTCCTTATTGGCCAGGTCCACATTGTTGATCTTCAGCAGCCAGTCGTTCACCCTGCACGGCGGCATACGAATCAACACGTCCGATTCATCACTGTATggatatttaaatttaaatttacctCAATCGTCCCTCTGCAACACTTCCTTTGTCCACTTTACTAACGAACACGCCGCAGTCTCCGGGTAAATACGGATCGTTTAACCCCTCCGCAATATCAAAGCCAAGTGCTTTCAAATCCATGTCCTGAAATCAAACAAAGTTCATGGAACACAAgcgcaaataataataataataataataattcagttcatggcggcacggtggtctaggggttagcgcgcagacctcacagctaggagaccagggttcaatcccaccctcgggcatctctgtgtggagtttgcatgttctccccgtgcatgcgtgggttttctccgggtactccggtttcctcccacattccaaaaacatgctaggttaattagcgactccaaattgtccataggtatgaatgtgagtgtgaatggttgtttgtctatatgtgccctgtgattggctggccaccagtccagggtgtaccccgccttacgcccgaagacagctgggataggctccagcaccccccgcgaccctcgtgaggaaaagcggtagaaaatgaatgaatgaatgaatgcagttcATCGCCGACTCACTCTGCGCTTCTCAAACTCTACAACTTCCGTCTCCCATTCAACCGAGTCCATATCGATGGCGGAATCGTGCGAGCTGTGAGCCATCAGATGACGAAACCGCGCCTCCTTTTCCAACTGGTCCTCCATTTTTTCCCTgcggaagacaaaaaaaacaacattgagtaCGGTTTATTTGCAGTTAATGAGGAGGATAGTGTTTGCAAAATGACtacaggcaagaggcggggtacacgctggactggtggccagccaatcacagggcacatatagtcaaacaaccattcacactcacattcatgcatgAATATGCATTgactgcacggggagaacatgcaaactccacacagagatggccgagggtggaattgaactcgggtcttctagctgtgaggcctgcacgctaaccactcctccaccgtgcagcctctataCAAACATGTGAGACCAAATCCTTTATGAAGTGGTTTGCCGTTTTTTAAGGAACTACTGCAAAtcagtagtcaaagatcttcaatGTGACAGCAGTGTGGTTctctttttaaagaaataaacgcaaaaaaaataaaaatagtcaaagattgtctaggCAACAGGAGAGCTCTGTTGTTTAAGAAactacatgcaaaaaaaaaacaagttaaaaatcctctttatgacagaggtttgctgtttttaaggaccaattgcaaaaatactgatccaagattctctatatgaccaaagagctttgctgtttttaagaaactaatgcaaaaaaaaaataaaaccacaagtcaaagatcctatgaCAACAACAGTTTATAAGTTtataaggatctactgcaaaaaatgtacTCCAAGATCCTCTACTTGACAGTAGAAGTCTGTTGTTTTTgaagacctactgcaaaaaaagtctggtcaaagatcctctatgtgagaGGAGAGATCTGCTCTTTTTAAAAGGacctattgcaaaaatattAGTCACAGTCTGGTCACGTGCTGTCCACGGACTACCGGTTGGACATCCCTACTTCTCAAGTCGATGTACGGTCCTGAGACGTAATTCCGAACGACTCACTTCAGCTCCTTGAGCTCACGCGCAGCATCGTTCTTCTGCTTCCTGGTGTCATCCAGGTTCCTCAGCACGTCTGCCAGGTCGCTCACAGCCCTGTCCCTCTCTCGCCTCAGGTTGTCACACAACGTACTAGCGAGTGGATAAAAAGAtaacaaaatattaatacatttattgatATGAATGGAGTGTCGTTTCTTCTGCATCCTCACCGTACGCTTTCCCTCTCTGCCACTATCTTATCCCTCTCCTGGAAGGCCCAATCCCGTCGACACTTGGCCACCTCCGCCTCCTGCAAGGCCTCCTTCAGCTCCTGGCTGATGGCCTCGTACTGCTTCCTCAGCATCTCAATCTCCTTGTTGGCTCTCTCCATGTCCAGAGTGGCCGAGTCTTGTTTCTGGAAGAGAAACAGCTCTTTCGAGTCTTCTCGACTTTTGCTTTTACGGTGATGGATTTATTTGTTACAATGAAGTGCATCACTCCCATTAACATGGAGGAGAAACtatatttactcatttctaacaTAGTCCACAGCACCGCATAAGACCAGCTCTCACGCAATATGAATGATGTTGAATAATCTTCACTATTTAACACTTTTAATGCACATCATCAAAAGTGCCTATTTGTTCATCTAATGCACACAGAACAACAAACAACTTTATGTTGTAGCGTAGCCTCTTTTGTACTGTACTGCCGGTTGGCTGTGATTGTTCACATGAGGCATTAGATGGCATTACGTAAATGTCAGTGTTCAACGCTAATGTAGTaatattggggtttttttgttgtttttttttaattcacgtACCCCTTATGGCAatccccactttgggaacctatgaattaaaaaaataaaaaaatgacaaaaaaaagtatattgcaAGAATGTCCAAAATTAAAGTAATCGGGGgccatttaattttttaatttaattttatttatttttttcagttttaatttTGTTCAACGCTAATGtagtaatgctgttttttttttgtttgtttttttaaattcacgTACCCCTTATGGCAATCCCCACTTTGAGAACCtaggaattaaaaaaattaaaaaatgacaaaaaaaaaaaagtatattgcaAGGATGTCCAAAATTAAAGTAATCGGGggccatttaatttttttatttaattttatttatttttttaattttttcagttttaatttTGTTCAACGCTAATGtagtaatgctgttttttttttgtttgtttttttaaattcacgTACCCCTTATGGCAatccccactttgggaacctaggaattaaaaaaaataaaaaatgacaaaaaaaagtatattgcaAGGATGTCCAAAATTAAAGTAATCGGgggtcatttaatttttttatttaattttatttatttatttttttcagttttaatttTGTTCAACGCTAATGtagtaatgctgtttttttttgtttgttttttttaattcacgtACCCCTTATGGCAATCCCCACTTTGAGAACCtaggaattaaaaaaattaaaaaatgacaaaaaaaaaaagtatattgcaAGGATGTCCAAAATTAAAGTAATCAGGggccatttaatttttttatttaattttatttattttttttaattttttcagttttaatttTGTTCAACGCTAATGtagtaatgctgttttttttttttaaattcacgtACCCCTTATGGCAATCCCCACTTTGAGAACCtaggaattaaaaaaattaaaaaatgacaaaaaaaagtatattgcaAGGATGTCCAAAATTAAAGCAATCGGGgtccatttaatttttttatttaatttaattaattttttttcagttttaattttgtttaagaaatgctaaaaaaaatacataatattgtttttagtATAGCAACagttttcttattatattacaCCTTTGtactatttttaatgttattaaaaaaataataatatttttgtctcCCCAATGctgctatttttaattttattattttaattatattttatttaatttgtatgtGTGTCACAATACCTagtgagattaaaaaataaaatgtcttgtTGGCACCAGGCCTCTAACTATAAAGGTTTCAGCACCCTGGGATGTTTGTTCCataaaacaacagcatgaatggagtgagcccatTTCAGAGTGTAACCTAGTAGAAATTACAATAAGCATGTATTGTCAAATGTAACGTTTCTGTTGTATTATTCCCTAAAAGCAGTCGCTGCCAATGAGTGTCTCGGTCCTCGTCCTACAAAACTTAACGTGAAACGCTTGTTTTGGGTGATTTGCCGCAGTTGCAAGTGGGTCAGCTGTAGTGTAATTACACACAAATCTCTCAGCGCTTTCCCTctaaacagaaaataaacacagcgtTAGGGAGAGCAGTAATTACGCTCATGGCTAAACTGACTCCTATTGAGGATGGATTTAGCTTTTCCGAATTAATCGCTGATCGTTTGTAATACAAGAATGTGAACATAATGTGCGGAACCGTGCCAGCAGCTtagaaaaatgaaacatttatgaCTATTATATGAGATGGGATGAAAGGATTATTGTCCTCGTAATAAATCAATCCCgtcatttgtaaataataataataataataaatctccCGTCTGTCTGGGCTACCTGTCTGGCCTGATAATACTCCCGGAGCAGCTGGTCCCGCTGGATGATGGCCTCGGTCCTCTCTTTGCGGGCCACGTCGCGCTCCTCGCGCACCGTCTTGATGTCCTTGCAGGCCTGGCTCAGCTCCTTCTGGGCCTCGGCCTTGTCCTTCACCTCGTGGCAGTACTTCTCCAGCAGCTCGTTCTTCTCGCAGATGGCCCGGTCTCTGTCCATGAGGGATGAGGCCAGTTCCTGGCACGGCACAAGAAGTGGACTTTTATTTTGGTAGGCACATGAATGCAGACATTACATCCTTTTGAAAGATGGAATCTAcattattcatcattttttttcccccatcaagGTTCACCACATTTTCTAAGCAGccatcaaaatgaaaaaaaacgagaaaCGAATGGTTGCAGACAGCCACAACGTATCCCGCCTGGCATCCAAAAATTGTTGGATAAAAGTTACATTATTAAAGTCATTACTCCAAACATGTATAATCCATGAGAATTagcatgcaaaaacaaaaagaaacagaaaatgcatgattgtagacaaccacaatgtatcccacaaGGCTGAATGGTACAAAGTAGGGTGcgcatttaaaaaacatatattaatacgtatacagtacatatactgcaATACAACACTGAGATGGGTggcgcggtggtcgagtggttagcgcggagacctcacagctagaagacctcgggttcaattccaccctcggccatctctgtgtggagtttgcatgttctcctcgtgcatgcgtggtattccggtttccatcccacattccaaaaacatgctaggttaattgtccataggtatgaatgtgagtgtgaatggttgtttgactatatcagccctgtgattggctggcgaccagtccggggtgtaccccgcctctcgccccaagacagctgggataggctccagcaacccccgcgaccctcgtgaggaaaaagcggtcgaaaaaatgaatgaatgagacctccgccaaggctaaACAATGCTAATTTGGATTAGCATTTCCTATGACTCCATTATTCACTATTCTTCTGTCACTCC includes the following:
- the LOC131109865 gene encoding disks large homolog 5-like isoform X2 — translated: MEPQHRELLEKCHQNLAESVTDAEQLVEVLSHGGTLSPAERLELAGSTYSVLSTMPSDSESSSSLSSAGTPTPASSPPLTHMDSNRAHDKMDTVLFQLRHVTQERDELRKRLALSSPGSTFDDCRPNSKAGHDYERLKLQCMTAMADLQSLQNQHSTTLKRCEEAVKKADFYHTLHSRLAGEHGQLKEELEALRLDNVQLVREHNHAKQACEELRRLRDDDRREVADMRMLHQQVMKEGSTDALNKLYDSAVDKLEAVRSDYDGLRKLYNEKTASHNADLSRLDHLEEENHHLQKQLDMLMKQRDAAIHYQQQYSSSIRRFDNTQQELSKAAAQNLELQREMERLQSEATRFKTQQLKAAKECDKYKEERDSVINEYRLIMSERDQVIKEVERLQTGLEVAEAKLKNTSSERRVANEELEALRQELASSLMDRDRAICEKNELLEKYCHEVKDKAEAQKELSQACKDIKTVREERDVARKERTEAIIQRDQLLREYYQARQKQDSATLDMERANKEIEMLRKQYEAISQELKEALQEAEVAKCRRDWAFQERDKIVAERESVRTLCDNLRRERDRAVSDLADVLRNLDDTRKQKNDAARELKELKEKMEDQLEKEARFRHLMAHSSHDSAIDMDSVEWETEVVEFEKRRDMDLKALGFDIAEGLNDPYLPGDCGVFVSKVDKGSVAEGRLRVNDWLLKINNVDLANKDRKQAIKAVLSGEGVINMVVRRRKSMGGRVITPVQINLAGHKECGIGVESGVFVASLAPGSPAVRDNALTVGDRLIAINGISLDNKSLPECEALLRTCRESLCVSLAKFLPQSCSGQSLFESARDSAPRLQPCDVHARNCHNSKHACSKHNCSTQTDGCTCEEACRHPSNPDDDDGGGCVRQHKPFSEDSLHSRSPSEPLAELCYRRQNSHHCPFSFTPVLPGCAPPSGKAGGGTWPKVIAGASMPECAQLSIYKRTKQRKSIFDTNTFRRPDGPPKLDYMSLSQLSKHSPQGSLVESTQAPPTPPARSDSFRFKHSQQNSSVSESTLRESPTRGSSPVMEGEAGQTLYYVAPPQREGKMQMEEDRPQHREPEKRRYRPKSAPARGRNVTPLHIPVPMQVQSFSNDEHSPEPMDLLRFSPMRNNRYSMHFAPPSYNSVVAHAAQRGLTPCSAKTAVIRNPVYTTWSHETSNCPPSPTSNKHMYSHASPQHQGRHSVDLNYKLTGDAGESNSSQAPHNTHSLPSRLGSLSALQFKAERIKITPICYPGSTGSDLGSRCLSECSSPTTPPKSPATLDTSSFASSQSTNSISTQLRISVSPAPVGDGRKDGFVSNTCVRRRQAARPKFLSLRCLRPYLEEPRNVTVQKGAEPLGISIVSGENGGVFVSKVTAGSIAYQAHLEYGDQLLEFNGINLRNANEQQARLVIGQQCDTVTILAQYNPHMFQLGNHSLSSSRMESISKQPTPQDSGANTPDDRSVGDALGGTVTSSSKQTTPATSPHTSFRLPSSGLRRSAEPRLVKLKRIQTELGVHICGGNLYGIFVENLDEDSPAKTPDGLRPGDLILEYNGVSMKNKTKEEAYIELIKPAETATFKVKNCADELAAAKEIPGDGFFIRTLYERVADAEQELSFKKDDILYVEDTLPNGNFDYWIAWQLDEKAQKLEKGQIPGKYMMDQEFYRRHGMADMKDDGGGGKTMSAAARKSFFRRRLKHKRNGSKDGKDLMLGDAVMSDYLPITEGEVSHRPKKKNPNTIRVVACSDGTSLLYQRVQKVECLAPRPVLILGPLAEASKDMLVNEAPDRFCRCLPEIMKASQQAIERGVKDCVFIDYKRRSGHFDVTTVASIKEITEQDSHCLLDIAPHAIERLHSVHIYPIVIFIRYKNAKQIKEQKDPQYLRDKLSQKLSKEQFESAQKTEQDYSRFFTGVVQGGSVSFICTQIAAIVEQEQNKVVWIPDGAP